A region from the Halobacillus mangrovi genome encodes:
- a CDS encoding gas vesicle protein GvpG, which produces MIHKLFTSPINLIVKVGEHVKEEVDKEMYDLEHIQKKLIQLQMMYELEEISEETYQSQEEVLLERYEVAKRMEMEQWEELTKR; this is translated from the coding sequence ATGATTCATAAATTATTCACTTCCCCAATCAACTTGATTGTAAAAGTCGGTGAACACGTCAAAGAAGAAGTGGATAAGGAAATGTATGATTTGGAACACATTCAAAAGAAGCTCATCCAACTGCAAATGATGTATGAGCTTGAGGAAATTTCTGAGGAAACCTATCAATCTCAAGAAGAAGTTCTGCTTGAACGTTATGAAGTTGCAAAAAGGATGGAAATGGAGCAATGGGAAGAGCTGACGAAACGGTAG
- a CDS encoding GvpL/GvpF family gas vesicle protein yields the protein MAEENGVYVFCCIHVEDEKDFGSVHFEGEDRPIFTVSYKDAAMVAIEAPIKIYHPKKDNLMKHQQVISNVMENENAVVPISFGNVFQSLEDTEVLLKNLYPQLAKLFPEVSNKIEIGLKVVGKKEWLENQVEQNEGVMKQKQNVANKSEAAGYFDRIKLGEMAQNFFNKLKKEVEHDIHESLTKLSVSAKSNETLGEKMLLNGAYLIDRDKEEAFDKKVNDLHERWKGKVDFKYTGPWPAYNFINIKLKVEEPT from the coding sequence ATGGCAGAGGAAAATGGGGTATATGTTTTTTGTTGTATCCACGTAGAAGATGAAAAGGACTTTGGTTCCGTTCATTTTGAAGGGGAAGACCGACCGATCTTTACAGTTTCGTATAAAGATGCAGCAATGGTAGCCATCGAAGCACCAATTAAAATCTATCATCCGAAAAAAGATAATTTGATGAAGCACCAGCAAGTCATTTCCAATGTTATGGAAAACGAGAACGCCGTCGTCCCAATAAGCTTCGGTAATGTGTTCCAATCCCTTGAAGACACCGAAGTTCTTTTGAAAAATTTGTATCCACAGCTCGCAAAGCTGTTCCCTGAAGTTTCGAATAAGATTGAAATCGGCCTGAAGGTAGTAGGGAAAAAAGAATGGCTGGAGAATCAAGTTGAGCAAAATGAAGGAGTCATGAAGCAGAAACAAAACGTGGCTAATAAATCGGAGGCTGCCGGTTATTTCGATCGAATCAAGTTAGGTGAAATGGCGCAGAACTTCTTCAACAAGCTAAAAAAGGAAGTGGAACACGATATACACGAATCTCTCACAAAGTTGTCAGTGTCTGCGAAGTCTAATGAAACGCTGGGAGAGAAAATGTTATTGAACGGGGCGTATTTAATTGATCGTGATAAGGAAGAAGCTTTTGATAAAAAAGTAAACGATTTGCACGAGCGTTGGAAGGGCAAAGTTGATTTTAAGTACACGGGACCGTGGCCAGCTTATAATTTCATCAATATCAAATTAAAGGTGGAGGAGCCAACATGA